The Desulfovibrio sp. UCD-KL4C genome contains the following window.
GGATACAGATTACAAGAAAAAGAAGGCAAGGACATCCCCATTAACGTTCGGTTGTATAAAAACTCAATACCACCAGAAGATATTCTGGAAATGATGTATGATGTGGTGCCCAATTCCATCCTTGAAGGACCGGAAGAAATGGATAGTCCCTATTACGCCCTCAAAGATTTCCCTGCTCATGAACGCATGTATCCAAGCATGATGTCGCCAGAGCGCAAGGCTTTATTTGAACGAAAACTGAGGGAGATAGAATATGAAAAAGAACATTTAAAGAAAACGAAGCGCAAGCTCCACGCAAAATTCATTGTTGAAAATCCCGATCTGCCACTTGTTAAAGACTTGATTAAAACACAGTACGGACAGGAATTGCTTGCAGAAGTAGCTAAGGATCAGCCCAGACAGCCGGAAACAGGTACAGGCGAAAACATTTATGACGAGCAGAAGAGAGACTCAGTCGATATGACTTCGGTTGATCCGTACCAGACCAAAGTTTTTACAATCCCTAATACAGGCGAAGAATTCTCACTCCTAGCAACTGAGCGCGACGACAACGGCAGAATCGTTTACACAGGCTTAGCAATCGATCCGCAAGCTGTTGAACGTGAATATGAATATGACAACGACGGTAGGCTCAGCAAAGTAATCTGCGATAACGCTATTGTTGAGCACTATCAGTACGGCAAGAACGGTGAGCGTTTATTTGCTGAAACTCATCAAACAAAGCCACGTTTGTTCAAGTACGGTCAGAGCATGGAACTTTTGCAGGCTGGTGAAGTAAAATACATGTACGACCTCCAAGGTCGCATGGTAATGAAAAACGATCTTGGTCAGGTCACAAGATATTCATATTTAGAATCAGGTCCACTCCACGAAGTACTCCTGCCCGATGGTCGCAGAATTGAATACACCTGTGATCCGCTTGGAAGAAGAATATCGAAGTCTATTAACGGTAAGGTTGTGGAAAAATACCTCTGGCAGGATTTAACTACGCTTCTTGCTGTAACTGACGGCGAAGGCTTGCATCCCAAAGTCCTCAGCTACGATGAAGAAGGTAATCCAGTAAGCATGACTTACGAGGGGCAAACCTTTTTCTTTGCTACAAATCAGGTCGGCACAATCTTCATGGTTGCGGATGAAAGGGGTAATGAGGTAAAGCGGATTATAAATGATTCGTTTGGCAATCTATTACTCGATAGCGGTGTCAGTCTGAATATATGCTTAGGGTTTGCCGTAGGCCTAGCGGATAAAGATACCGAACTTGTACATCTTGGATATCGTGAATACGATCCCGCAATAGGCAGGTTTATCACTCCCGATCCGTTAGGATTTGCGGGCGGTGATGTGGATGTTTATGGGTATTGTTTGGATG
Protein-coding sequences here:
- a CDS encoding RHS repeat-associated core domain-containing protein, with protein sequence GYRLQEKEGKDIPINVRLYKNSIPPEDILEMMYDVVPNSILEGPEEMDSPYYALKDFPAHERMYPSMMSPERKALFERKLREIEYEKEHLKKTKRKLHAKFIVENPDLPLVKDLIKTQYGQELLAEVAKDQPRQPETGTGENIYDEQKRDSVDMTSVDPYQTKVFTIPNTGEEFSLLATERDDNGRIVYTGLAIDPQAVEREYEYDNDGRLSKVICDNAIVEHYQYGKNGERLFAETHQTKPRLFKYGQSMELLQAGEVKYMYDLQGRMVMKNDLGQVTRYSYLESGPLHEVLLPDGRRIEYTCDPLGRRISKSINGKVVEKYLWQDLTTLLAVTDGEGLHPKVLSYDEEGNPVSMTYEGQTFFFATNQVGTIFMVADERGNEVKRIINDSFGNLLLDSGVSLNICLGFAVGLADKDTELVHLGYREYDPAIGRFITPDPLGFAGGDVDVYGYCLDDPINFHDRTGLAGKSKKSKQVLQSSQNGTEYNATVRDKNNEAQTTEKKAEQAPYSNVINLAEATENPSPKRDQFGDIIPDKDDNYKNKSTRNETKSSGIAYNSEGKPITIISENGSVVPLPPGDNADAVKKLVKADAEKKAKNDEENTYGVRFGVSASGFGFKGGLGLGIHKLNSDDIAVVGDAEYGASNVLGLGVDVSLEKSNAKTVKDFEGTNNYIGTTISTPLAPFSAGITKNSNGKNHSTSINLGLPVKLNKFRRLIQPLETTIGRNNSRVLIHGDPIPNELEERVKNIFN